Genomic segment of Chelonia mydas isolate rCheMyd1 chromosome 11, rCheMyd1.pri.v2, whole genome shotgun sequence:
TGAAAACAATTGTGGGGTCAGTATCGGGATTGTGATGTTCCCATGTTTTGTCTTTGTTTCAGGCTGGTTATTAGTGTTTGTTTTTATCTGGGATCTTAGAATCGGGGGCTTGTTGCTTTTAGTTTTGTGTTACAGTCAGTTGTAGATCACTTAAGTGTCTCTCTTCTTATTTGTTGGTCTGTTGGTGTTCACACTGCTCTTCTTGGTGCACTTTCCAAAAGTATGTGGTTTGGATCAGCTGTTCATCTGTGTACCCCTGAAAGAGACATTTCTGACCCTTTCCCCTTGGGAAAATATCGTTGTTTCAGTGTAAGGAACAGTCTCTGTCAATGATTTCTCCAGACtaggagcagaggaggagaaagatttgAGTCAGAGTGGTAGAGTTTCAGGCCACAAGAAACTGCCAGATAATCTGATCTGACCCCCTGCACGTCCCAGGCCACTACCCCCCACCCAGTGAGTGACCCCCGCAAAGAGCCCAATCATCTGGATGGGACCATCTGTACACTATTCTCTTGTCTGCCGCAGGCAGAGagtaggagggactgaggtgaacCGGATCCTgcggcccctgcaatggcagggaattgatttggGAGATACACCCAGAGGATTCGAGCAAGTGACCCAAGGTCCCTACAGTAAAATCCCTTCCCGAGCCCCAAAAATGGCAATCgatcagtttgaccctgagcatgtgagcaagacacaccagGCAAGCATCTGAGAAAGATCATATATTGAGCCAGTGGGTCCATGGCCAATCTCTGATGATTCAGAGTCCTACACTGTGCTGGGTTCTCAGTGACTTGCATTAACTCAGgagacagagagataaagaaaagagagagggggCCCCCAGAGCTAAGCGCTGCAGAGCAGAGACTCCCACACTGGGCATCCCCTTCCAAGGAAGGCTGTTACTGGGGAGCTGGAACCTGTTCTCCGAATCCCACTCCATctctcccagctctctctccccttccttctcagTTCAGCCCCAGGTGAAAGTTTCCCCCCTGAAATCgggatcccagccccaccccaagatGCTGGTTGGTCCATGATGGGGTTTTACTCCTCAGGGACCAAAATCAAGCAGTCCAAGAATGGGAAGGCACAGCCGGAGACTGGCCCTTCCAGATCCTGGTGATGATGGAGATGAGCTCCCAGCCCGGAGGTGTCTACACCTGGCAGGTGGAGCACATCAGCCTGCAGCGCCCCCTCTTACTAGGGTAAGAGACTCTGAACCCGGCACATTCCCTGAGGCCTTGGGGTACCCCTAGCTCTGTGGAGCCCTCGGGAGACAGGGGCATGTCTCAGACCTGTCCCCAtccctgggggcagagagcagggacgTTACAAAGGGAAGGAGAGGCTAAGCCCAGCCCAAACCACCCGTGCTCTTCTAGTCACAGAGGCACAGGCCGACTCTGCCAGGGACAAGATGCTGGCTGGGGTCGGGGCTCTGTGCTGTGGTTGGTCTTCATGGTCCTGGGATTGCTCGTCCGCCTGAGGAATAAGAAAGGTGAATGGCTCCGGGACAGCACTGCGGCACCAGGAAATGACTCCCCAGTGGGGCCGTGACAAAATCGCACTGGAGGGTTTCACTAGAATTTTGATTCACCACAATTTACTTTAGCTTCCCCCTCCAGCATGAATCAAGTTCTCTAGTGACCAAGGAGCTTCCGGCCCATCTCTCTGCCCACAGCCAGGAAGTGTGGGGCTAATCCCAGCTCCTGGCTTCCCATAAATCTGAGTCAGACCATTCCGACTCAGAGCTACAGTTGTGGCCCTCCTGGCCTCCCCTCCCGGTCTCCTCTCTAGCCCCCCGCACTCCTGGAACGTCACGAAGTTGCAGGCACAGTGGGTGGTGTCTGTAAATCAGCCAATTTCTCTCTAGTTATGAAACAAGTACACTTCCCCTATTAAAAATATGGAGACCAAACTCACATGAGAAACGCAACAGCAATCCCACCCCTGAATTCTGAGGCTTATTTATTGTACCCTCTACAGTGCTTCCCTTTTTGCCTCAATGCATAAAAAGCATGTAATAACTTGCAGGTCAAAAGGCCGAGTGCATGACACCTGCGTTTCTGTTATGTACGTGGGtaccctccgcccccacccccccgcacacaccaccaccctcagttcaccctcccagcactcTCACCATCTACTCACACCCTCAATacagcccctgccaccccatcagCCCTCACCTTCCTCACTTCGGCTGTAAGGATTAGGGCTTTTCCTCTAgccacgtgacttatgaggagaggctgagggaactgggattgtttagtctgcggaagagaagaatgaggggggatttgatagctgctttcaaccacctgaaagggggtgccaaagaggatggctctagactgttctcaatggtagcagatgacagaacgaggagtaatggtctcaagttgcagtggggaaggtttaggttggatattaggaaaaactttttcacttggagggtggtgaaacactggaatgcgttacctcgggaggtggtgaaatctccttcctttgaggtttttaaggtcaggctggaccaagccctggctgggatgatttagttggggcttggtcctgctttgagcagggggctggactagatgagctcctgaggtctcttccaactctgatgtgctatgattctatgaagcctgAGGActttgtctgcagccagattaggagagcagcagccatgagctatTACATCCTCACATCCCATCTAAACTACATTAAAACAGGGTAATATCGGGCTGTTAGGAAGGCTCCTGTCCTAATggcacccaccatcaccagataaaggaACAGATCTTAAGgcggttaaagaaaacttagtttgacgCATTCTGTCTGGCAGGCAATCACTTATAAATAGTTGTGGGTGTAAAATCCCCATTTCTTTATGGTTTTGTCTTTGTgatccccacttctctattgttttctCTCTGGTCTCTGTCTGGGTCTTTGATTGTTTTTGTCTGTGACATAGCTCATTTTGCGAGGTGtgaattaattaaggtggtgaattaattaaggtggtaggattggttagagaattttgttacactatgttaggattggtttgtAACATTTTAGTACAATGATTGGTTACAGTAGGGCTAAGCAAGGCTCAAGTTTCACTATCTAAAGTGggatccaaaaggaagttcttgggaaccaactccaggacacagctccaaggtcagagctgccagacctcaacaccgaGCCTCTCCAagtgacctgatcctgactgtcCAGCAGGGAAAAGTTATCTGCctttttgggactgggagtagtGAGCATTTTAGGGTTAATGTATGCTTTTTTGGGTAATAACTGTTCCTGACGAGAGGGTAAGTacgatattactgtgtaaggctctgtCACTGGAAAGAGACCCCCAAACCCGCAGTGTCAGGCTCTGCCTGAACCCTTGGCATGGGGAAAGGGTGGGTGCCTACATTAAGAGGGTTACGCCTTGAGCCTTAGGGCcagggtaaaggtgggtgcccctaAAGGAGTGTGCGACTAACAGAGAATTGTGTGCTGGTAACACAGCCCCCCTGCGGTCCCCAGGCCATAGTTTAGCCCTCCCGCCCTCAACTCCGCTCCTCTgggttcttcaccctccccaggcctggggcctgccctggggtcccctctctcccacttcccaggctggcaggagatCAGCCTGCCGGGGGCTGACAGCGGGAGCCTCTCCTCAGCCCCACAGCAATGTCCTGGGGAGAGAACTCAGCTGAAAAAATATATCGGTGACATCTGAGAGTTCTAGCCCCGGAACAGAAGTAAGGCTTCGTTTGACTTAGAAATCGCATCTCTGGCGATGAATTGGGGAGCGCTGGCATGTCTGTCCCTGGCACAGCattgctctgcaggcagcaggggtgccagatcccaggggagggggaacgggcgggagaggtgtctctcccggggcggggggtgtttcTGTGTAAGGGCCAcacaccatttgacccttctgCTGTCTAGCGCTGAAAGACAGCGCGGATGAGACTTCTGTTAACTGCCTGCCGGAGCTCAAATCCCGGGTCACCAGGCCTGAGTGCTAGGCCTGAGACCGGCTCTGAGACAGCTGAAAACAACTGCTCTGCCTGCCCGAGGTGAGGCCCAGCCGCTAACCGCTGGagccccccagagctgggctgagccGGGGGAGCTCAGGATGTGGCATCGCCGAGGTGGCAGTAGAAACAGGTGGCGGCAGAGCCGACGAAGGCCCGTGGCCAACGGGGCGGAGACACAGCCGCACAGCGGTGCACAGAGTGAACGGTGGCACCTGGGAGCCACTTGCAGTCATGGCCGCAATAGCAGCTGAGGCGTCCCTCATTGTAACCGGGGTGGGACGTGAACTCCTGCCCCGTGAATGCAGCTCTGAACGCTGGGTCTTtgctggccaaggacagcaaccatgagaggggcgggaggggggagggggaaatgagcctttgtttgttggactttccCAATGCAAGGTGAGGagctgaggcaaaggacactgcccaacgtaCTCGGGGGGTGGGCGTTTGGCTCACGGTCATATGCTGATGACTAGTGGTGATGGTGTTTTACCACGATAGTGCCGGGCTCCTTTCCTCtttctattaaaagttttctttgctATACACGACTCAGTGAGGGGGAAGCATTGGCTCTCAGAGGCGCCGGGGGTGGTGGTTAATTTTCCCAAATTACGGGTGGGGACTCAAGCAGGTTCTGTGCTGAATTGTTATGAGGAACCCCTCGATgctgaacccggccctggttgctgccgacTCCCCCCGGCAGAAGGGTGGCATTTGTACGGCAGGGGCATGCAATGAAAGGCCGTCAGAGTCTCCACAGCAGGGCGAGGCCAGGACAGCGTGGCAGCTACCACCCCACacaggagtcaggacacctgggttctgtctccagctctgctgCAGTTTCACTGTGTTACCTCGGGCAGGTCACGTCACCTCCCCATTTCCTTCTCTCTGGAACAGGGGTTAATGGTATTTCCTTGTTTGGCTGGTGTGTTAACTGTCAGAGCAAACCTGAAACCACAGAAGGAAATGGAGAGAAACCACGATCTGCACAGCCTTGGTGCGAACACGTGGCCTTGCAGCGATAAACCGGCCTGGGCCGTGACACTGCCACTCGTACCAGCCCAGGGACTGGACGCGCTGGTGTGTCAAGGACGGTCACTCGTGTGCTGCCTCGGGGCTCAAATGTCGACCCTAAAAGGCACAAAACAACAAAGCTCCCGGCTGCAAACGCCGACAAGCCCCGGAATCGGCACTGCAGAGCACCCACGGCACAACCGCCCCCGGACCGCCCCTCACTGCGCGTCCAGGGGGCCGGGCGGCTGCCCCCCCGTAGCTCCTGCTGTCTCGCAGCGCAGGGCCccgctgcccctgctccagggcGGGTACCGTGATGGCGCCTGGCTTCCTTCGGCAGGACGTGGGGGGTCTGTCTGGGGCTACGACTGCCCTGGCCTCCTTCCCGCCGTCACGCAGTTCGGGGGGGGTCACCCTGtgggacagcgccccctgctggggggcagCAATTGTGTGCTCATTCTGCGCTGGGGGAAATAGGACTCTGTGGGCGACAGGCTCAACCCCCAGACCTGCCCTCACCCCATCAAAGGGGTTTAGAGATGAGCCTGGCTGCTGAGGATGaatatggggagagggaggggtcggcagggagagggaggggccactgggagggagggcagatgGCGGGGGGCTCTGCCCTCCCTTCCACTCTGACTCTTCACCCTGATCTCCCCCCTCCCTTGgggcagccaggcccagccccacagggcaggcCTGTCACTGCAGCATGAGTGGGGGCGGACTCCCTCTCCAGGCCCCCAAACCTCCCCTCCACGCTAGGCCAGGTTTGGCTGCAgtgccagggcagagggtgcagctGTGGGCTGCCCCTGGGCAGGGTGAGGAGCAGGACGCTGGCCACCAAGGCGAGCCCTCCATACCGGCCTAGTTTGCCTAGGCGCGGATCCGGCCCTAGTTCTGACCTTGCCGCCGGGGCTCCCCCTCCCGCGCGGCCTCCGCTCCCCGACTCCCTCTGCCCTGATTGGCTCGGGGCTGGCAGCTGCGGGCACAGAGCCGAGCAGAGACACACAAAGAGAGAAGTTGGTGACGAGGCTTGTGGCCTGGGGAGGAACCGACAGCCTGTGGGCGACCCTGGGCCCCTCGTCCCACCGCACTGACACCGGCCAGAGCCTGgatccccttcccctgccaggatgctgctccctctgctgctcctcccgTGGGCATGGGGGGCCCTGGCCGGTAAGTGgggacccccctccctgccctttttgctgctgggggAGGTTGCGTGTGATATGATGCcagggccagggtggggcagcaccacataagaacggccagactgggtcagaccaaaggtccatctagcccagtatcctgtcttccgccaGGGGCCCgggccaggggccccagagggaatgaccagacaGGAATCATgcagtgatccatttcctgtcgcccattcccagcttctggcaaacaggggctagggacaccatccctgcccatcctggctaatagctattgatggacctgtcctccaggaactcatCCAGCACTAGTGACCCTTGCTGGGGTGCAagaggaggggggaggcaggTTAGGGTTCAGCAGGAAAACCCTGGACCTGGGGAGCATTAACAAGACTGAGACGCCTTAAGCTCTctcctcacccactttgtcctCCACttgtttcctctcccctccctcccgcagcctcccctcctgtccccccaggGTCTCTCACCCTCCGGCTGCTCAAAACCACCGTCTTCCACAACGCCAGTTCTAGCAACATGGAGGGGATGGCCCTGCTCGGAGACCTGGAGACCCACTCCATGGATTGCAGCACCTGCAGGatccgcttcctgcagccctgggcccacCAGGGCCTGACCCCGAGGCAGTGGCAGGACCTGGAGACAATGCTCCATCGCTACCTGTCCAACTTCATCCTTCTTATTAACAAAATTGTTAAGGATGAAGGAGAGCACTGTGAGTATGGAGCGGTCCCCACAACCAGCAGGGAGCTGAGAACTGACACACTCACTGTAGTAACTGAGTGTGTCCTGACAGGGTGGATGGGGATCAAGACAGCCAGTTCCTGGCCCTTAGGCTGAATGGAGCCAGGGTGCCCTAGAAGGGAATAGCCCCATTTTCCATTCTCCAGCCCGCTGAGCCAGTCCCCCAGCTCTGCGGCCAGATTGCAGCCTGTGCACCCTGGAGGGGAAAAGCCCCGTGTCCTGTCCCCTGAGCAGTGGCAAACGGTTTTTCACAGCCACTTGCCCAACCAAAGGCCCTTGTTCATGCTACCGGAACCTGGCCAGCCTGAGCACTGAGAACTGACACCTTCAACACAGGACTTGGAAGGGCAGGAAATGCAGAGCTAAGCAAATCCCGCCCCGCACCCTCACAGCCAGCGCTGCCCCAGGGCACGGGACAGACCCAGAACGCCTCTTCTCAGCTGCTCAGCCCAGTGTCTGCGCTGGGTGTCTGGTGCTGGAGCACTAAAAGAAGGTCCTCGGGGGAGACTTTCTCTCAGGAACCCCTTACCCACCTGCCCCCAAATTTGCACCACAAAGTCTCCCTTGCACCTTGCTGCGGTAGAGCTAGTTTCATGGCAACCTGCCTGGGCATGTGGTTTCACGACAGAGCGACAGCCGGCCCTGTGATCACAGCTCTCAGCCGCTGGAACCTCTCGGTGACGGGGCTCAGACAGATGCTCCTGGGGCTCAGAGGTTTCTGCCTCTCCGGCTGATGGAGTGTGAGACTCTCGGTGTGTCACGCCCCGAGGCGCTGCTGAGGAGACAATTGCTGGCAGAGGTGTGAACTGTCTGTGGGCACAGGTGCGTGTCACCGCCCGGCGTACGCACCAGAGCAGAAGCAAGGCCCAGGGACTTTTGTAATGCTGGGAACCAGACTTGTCCTTGCTACCGGTGCAGAGCTGAGATCCGGGAGCCCAGGGATGTAAGTTTATTGAGGCTCAGGGCCATAATTTACTCTAGAGCAtcataaatcactttttaaaaaattaacatttaaaagtcTGGTGATTTGGGCAGGGGGTCTGTATCTCACAAAACCCATGAGCAAGGGAGCCCAAATTTGCACCACAAACTCTAAGGCCCTGATGGAGAGCAGTGACTTTCAAGCCAATCTGACTATGTGTGTGAACCTCAGAGCACTTTGAAAACATCAGTTTTAAACAGAAACTGCAACGTGCCCTTAACTCCATCCAGGGCCGCCCCACAACCCTGCCCCCATCTTTTGGCCTAACATCCTCATTGCTCCTGACATGATGTCTTTATTCTCCCATCTTTCtatttctgccccctgcccctgtccccccGGTGACCTCCTAATGACCCGTCCTCATTACCCCTGCCCTTTCTGTGCCAGACCCCTTTGTTATTCAGGTCTCCATCGGTTGCGAGCTCCACCTCAACGGCACCTCACGGCAATTCTGTGACTCTGCGGTGAACGGCGAGGATTTCATCAGCTTCAACATGGACTCGGGCACCTGGGTCGCTCAGCGCGGGGATAAGCTGGCCCTCAAGAAACTGGACTTTCTTAACCAGGATAAGAGCACGTCTGCCACGGCTCAGTTCCTCCTGAGAACAACGTGTGTCAGTGAACTCCAGAGCTTTGTCCAGTACGGGAAAGAGTCTCTGGCGAGACAAGGTGAGGCTGGACACCACTCCCTGCTCACTGagatgcagctacctctggggtggggtgcggggggctgTTTAAACAGGTGTCGTGTACCAGTGCAGCTATAGCTGGGGTATAGCAGCTATCGCAGTCGCGATTTCATAGCCACACTGCACAGCACTTTAAGACAGGACGTGAAGGGGGATTCCGTCAGCAATGCTAACTGCAgaactggggtctggccaggagagCGGGGCCAACGCCGGACCCcgggggatggagctgggcttGGCGAGTGAGTCCCTGAGGCTCAGGCTGAATcgtccctctcccctgccctgtctctctccccctgtcTCAGAGCGGCCGGTCGCCGTGGTGTTTGCCCGAGCGCCTCCCCCAGCCGGGATCCCCGCGCCGTTACTGCTGGTTTGCCGGGTCACCGGTTTCTACCCCCGGCCCATCCGCGTGGCCTGGCTGCAGgacggggaggaggtggggccgggctgGCGCCTGAACTCCAGCGGGATCCTGCCCAACGCGGACCTGACCTATCAGCTGCGCAGCTCCCTGGCCGTGGGGCCGGGCGACGGGCACAGCTACGCCTGCCgggtggagcacagcagcctGGGGGGCCAGAGCCTGCTGATCCCCTGGGGTAGGGGCACGTCCCCGGGGGATGGGGGGTGCAGTCGTGGTCTCtgggggcttttcctgcacaTCTCAAGCAGGGTGGGGTCCAGGCAGTGAGACTGGGGTGAAGGGAGGCAGAAgaggtgtgtggggtgtgtggggatggatcgggggagcaaggaggaggagctgaggggAATGGGACAGGACTTGCacaggaggggcagggtgggggctgaggggagaagtaatgggatggggtggggagagctgtaTGGAGTG
This window contains:
- the LOC114022627 gene encoding antigen-presenting glycoprotein CD1d, whose protein sequence is MLLPLLLLPWAWGALAASPPVPPGSLTLRLLKTTVFHNASSSNMEGMALLGDLETHSMDCSTCRIRFLQPWAHQGLTPRQWQDLETMLHRYLSNFILLINKIVKDEGEHYPFVIQVSIGCELHLNGTSRQFCDSAVNGEDFISFNMDSGTWVAQRGDKLALKKLDFLNQDKSTSATAQFLLRTTCVSELQSFVQYGKESLARQERPVAVVFARAPPPAGIPAPLLLVCRVTGFYPRPIRVAWLQDGEEVGPGWRLNSSGILPNADLTYQLRSSLAVGPGDGHSYACRVEHSSLGGQSLLIPWGHSRPWGPGLAVGITLGALAVATVAVVLWWRIRRGHRDIRPGESRA